From Diaminobutyricibacter sp. McL0608, one genomic window encodes:
- the cobA gene encoding uroporphyrinogen-III C-methyltransferase, whose translation MNTTQPLYPLTLRLAGREALVVGGGPVAARRASGLIVADAVVTVVAPEVCSELADLIRSGAVTWLERGYRPGDLDGKWLVHTATGDPRVDEAVLADADAARVWCVDASDHEASTAWVPAVTRRHGVTISVAAGGDPRRATAVRDAVAAALDDGTVEPFAQLPPASARPRRVDFPAGSVALVGGGPGDPDLITVRGRDLLAQADVVVADRLGPRTLLAGLSDRITVIDAGKLPGHHPVPQDEINAILVRYAQAGKRVLRLKGGDPYVLGRGGEELAFCRDAGVPVQVVPGVTSAISAPAVAGIPVTHRGVAAGFTVVTGHDQLAELPGGRDHTVVLLMGVSGLARSAATLAAGTRGDDCPVAIVEDAYGTGERVTVGTLADIGSLAEATGVRSPAVVIVGDVVALGHHAHPQPASASTRPELTLTKGL comes from the coding sequence ATGAACACCACCCAGCCGCTCTACCCGCTCACGCTCCGCCTCGCCGGGCGCGAGGCGCTCGTCGTCGGGGGCGGCCCGGTCGCCGCTCGCCGCGCATCCGGGCTCATCGTCGCCGACGCGGTCGTCACGGTCGTCGCGCCCGAGGTGTGCAGCGAGCTCGCCGACCTCATCCGCTCCGGTGCCGTCACGTGGCTCGAACGGGGCTACCGCCCCGGCGACCTCGACGGAAAATGGCTCGTCCACACGGCGACCGGCGACCCGCGCGTCGACGAAGCGGTGCTCGCGGATGCGGACGCGGCCAGGGTCTGGTGCGTCGACGCATCCGACCACGAGGCCTCGACCGCCTGGGTTCCGGCCGTCACCCGGCGGCACGGCGTCACCATCTCGGTAGCCGCCGGAGGCGACCCGCGTCGCGCGACGGCTGTGCGGGATGCGGTGGCCGCGGCACTCGACGACGGAACCGTCGAGCCGTTCGCGCAACTCCCGCCGGCCTCAGCGCGCCCTCGTCGCGTCGACTTCCCCGCGGGCTCCGTCGCACTCGTCGGCGGCGGTCCCGGCGACCCCGACCTCATCACCGTGCGCGGACGCGACCTTCTCGCGCAGGCGGATGTCGTGGTGGCAGACCGGCTCGGCCCGCGCACACTGCTCGCCGGGCTCTCCGATCGCATCACAGTCATCGACGCAGGCAAGCTGCCCGGCCACCATCCGGTGCCGCAGGACGAGATCAATGCGATCCTCGTCCGGTACGCACAGGCGGGCAAGCGCGTTCTCCGGCTGAAGGGCGGCGACCCGTACGTGCTCGGTCGCGGCGGCGAGGAGCTCGCGTTCTGCCGGGACGCCGGCGTGCCCGTGCAGGTGGTGCCGGGCGTGACGAGCGCCATCTCCGCTCCGGCCGTCGCGGGCATCCCGGTCACCCACCGCGGGGTGGCGGCCGGCTTCACCGTCGTGACCGGCCACGACCAGCTCGCCGAGCTGCCGGGCGGCCGCGACCACACGGTCGTACTACTGATGGGCGTGTCCGGCCTGGCCAGGTCCGCCGCGACGCTCGCCGCCGGTACGCGCGGCGACGACTGCCCGGTGGCGATCGTCGAGGATGCGTACGGCACCGGAGAACGCGTCACGGTCGGCACCCTCGCCGACATCGGGTCGCTCGCGGAGGCGACCGGCGTCCGGTCGCCGGCTGTCGTCATCGTCGGCGACGTGGTCGCTCTCGGCCACCACGCGCATCCCCAACCTGCCTCAGCCTCGACCCGACCCGAACTCACCCTCACGAAAGGCCTCTGA
- a CDS encoding FAD-dependent oxidoreductase encodes MNRPIRVAIVGAGPAGIYAGSILANRVPGVAIDLFESLPAPYGLIRYGVAPDHPRIKGIVTSLHEMLDGGAIRLIANVEVGADLSVADLRAYYHAVIFATGAIRDADLDIPGVELAGSYGAADFVSWYDGHPDVPRDWTLDAAHVAVIGNGNVALDVARILAKHPEDLLTTEIPDNVVAGLTDSAVTDLHVFGRRGPADVKFTPIELRELGELRDVDIILDEADFAVDAVPAAGEGVKPSNQSKVIARIFGSWREREVGTASRRLHLHFFHTPLEVVGEDRVEGLRFERTAIDADGRLSGTGATLDYPIGAVYRAVGYYGSPVNDVPFASATGTIPNTGGRVVDPDGGSIPGLYATGWIKRGPVGLIGHTKSDATETIENLVADLDTLVDASDPSDADILTLLASRGVPFTTWDGWLRLDAHERQLGSTTPLAVTRERVKVVPREEQVAISRDEVLALS; translated from the coding sequence ATGAACCGACCGATCCGCGTCGCAATCGTCGGCGCAGGACCCGCCGGAATCTACGCCGGGAGCATCCTCGCGAACCGCGTTCCCGGGGTCGCGATCGACCTCTTCGAATCGCTCCCCGCACCCTACGGACTGATCCGCTACGGGGTCGCACCCGATCACCCCCGCATCAAAGGCATCGTCACCTCGCTCCACGAAATGCTCGACGGCGGCGCCATCCGCCTGATCGCCAACGTCGAGGTGGGTGCCGACCTGAGCGTCGCCGACCTGCGGGCGTACTACCATGCCGTGATCTTTGCGACGGGCGCCATCCGCGACGCCGACCTCGACATCCCCGGTGTCGAGCTGGCCGGCTCCTACGGTGCGGCCGACTTCGTCTCCTGGTACGACGGGCACCCGGATGTGCCGCGCGACTGGACGCTCGACGCGGCCCATGTCGCAGTGATCGGCAACGGCAACGTCGCTCTCGACGTGGCGCGCATCCTCGCGAAGCATCCGGAGGACCTCCTGACTACGGAGATCCCCGACAATGTGGTCGCCGGGCTCACGGACTCCGCGGTGACCGATCTGCACGTCTTCGGGCGGCGCGGGCCGGCCGACGTCAAGTTCACGCCGATCGAACTGCGCGAACTCGGCGAGCTCCGCGATGTCGACATCATCCTCGACGAGGCCGACTTCGCCGTGGATGCGGTTCCCGCGGCCGGCGAGGGCGTCAAGCCGAGCAACCAGTCCAAGGTGATCGCCCGCATCTTCGGGAGCTGGCGCGAACGCGAAGTGGGCACGGCGAGTCGCCGGCTGCACCTGCACTTCTTCCACACGCCCCTCGAGGTCGTCGGCGAGGATCGTGTGGAAGGACTCCGGTTCGAGCGCACCGCCATCGACGCCGACGGCCGCCTGAGCGGCACGGGCGCGACGCTCGACTACCCGATCGGCGCGGTCTACCGGGCCGTCGGCTACTACGGCTCCCCCGTCAACGACGTGCCGTTCGCATCCGCGACAGGTACCATCCCGAACACCGGCGGACGCGTCGTCGACCCCGACGGCGGCAGCATCCCGGGACTGTACGCGACAGGATGGATCAAGCGCGGCCCCGTCGGCCTCATCGGCCACACCAAGAGCGACGCGACCGAGACGATCGAGAACCTGGTCGCCGACCTCGACACGCTGGTCGACGCATCCGATCCGTCGGATGCCGACATCCTGACCCTGCTCGCCTCGCGCGGGGTGCCGTTCACGACCTGGGACGGCTGGCTTCGCCTGGATGCGCACGAGCGGCAGCTGGGCAGCACGACGCCACTGGCTGTGACACGTGAGCGCGTCAAAGTGGTTCCGCGCGAGGAGCAGGTCGCGATCTCGCGCGACGAGGTGCTGGCCCTCTCATGA
- the fdxA gene encoding ferredoxin — protein MTYVIALPCVDVKDRACIDECPVDCIYEGERSLYIHPDECVDCGACEPVCPVEAIYYEDDLPDEWSDYYKANVEFFDDIGSPGGAAKVGVIAKDHPLISALPVTEGSHEL, from the coding sequence ATGACCTACGTGATCGCGCTGCCCTGCGTCGATGTCAAAGACCGGGCCTGCATCGACGAGTGCCCGGTCGACTGCATCTACGAAGGCGAACGCTCCCTCTACATCCACCCCGACGAGTGCGTCGACTGCGGTGCGTGCGAGCCGGTCTGCCCGGTCGAGGCCATCTACTACGAAGACGACCTGCCTGACGAGTGGTCGGACTACTACAAGGCCAACGTCGAATTCTTCGACGACATCGGCTCGCCCGGCGGCGCCGCGAAGGTCGGTGTGATCGCGAAGGATCATCCGCTCATCTCCGCTCTGCCCGTCACGGAGGGTTCGCATGAGCTCTGA
- a CDS encoding NAD(P)/FAD-dependent oxidoreductase — translation MSSETQPDDLVDCVVIGGGPAGLSAALNLARAVATVALIDTGRPRNAATLRSHGFLSRDGIPPHELRKLGVAELREYPHVRIHERATVTRVARETHGSHPFSVDVASRAPGGTSRLAARTVLLATGLRETLPEVGGLRSFYGMSVFSCVACDGWELRDRPLALIGETADLRARALHLSRWTDTLTVFTNGVASLGAGEAAELAARGIAVVRAPIAELEGHRGQVAAVRMADGTSIAVEGGFVRPTWEAPLEFLGEAAPAIDDDGFVVADADGRTRIPGLYAAGDLVAPGPQQLIIAAGAGARAASGVVADLVAERAPVAAAAAGADVFG, via the coding sequence ATGAGCTCTGAAACGCAACCCGACGATCTCGTGGACTGCGTCGTGATCGGGGGCGGACCCGCGGGGCTGTCCGCGGCCCTGAACCTCGCACGGGCGGTTGCGACGGTCGCGCTGATCGACACAGGCAGGCCGCGCAATGCCGCGACCCTGCGCTCGCACGGCTTCCTGAGCCGGGACGGCATCCCACCCCACGAACTGCGCAAGCTGGGCGTCGCGGAACTGCGCGAGTATCCGCACGTCCGGATCCACGAGCGCGCGACCGTCACGCGAGTGGCCCGCGAGACGCACGGATCGCATCCGTTCTCCGTCGACGTCGCCTCGCGTGCACCCGGCGGGACCTCCCGGCTGGCTGCGCGCACAGTGCTGCTGGCGACCGGGCTGCGGGAGACATTGCCAGAGGTCGGCGGTCTTCGATCGTTCTACGGCATGAGCGTGTTCAGCTGTGTCGCCTGCGACGGCTGGGAGCTGCGCGACCGCCCGCTCGCCCTGATCGGAGAGACCGCGGACCTTCGCGCGCGCGCCCTGCACCTCTCGCGCTGGACGGATACGCTGACGGTCTTCACGAACGGCGTGGCATCGCTTGGGGCCGGCGAGGCGGCGGAGCTCGCGGCCCGCGGAATCGCCGTCGTCCGTGCGCCGATCGCGGAGCTCGAGGGGCATCGCGGGCAGGTGGCAGCGGTGCGAATGGCCGACGGAACCTCCATCGCCGTCGAAGGCGGCTTCGTGCGGCCGACGTGGGAGGCGCCGCTCGAGTTCCTCGGGGAGGCCGCACCCGCGATCGATGACGACGGCTTCGTGGTCGCCGACGCCGACGGGCGCACCCGCATCCCCGGGCTGTATGCGGCCGGCGATCTGGTCGCGCCGGGTCCGCAGCAGCTGATCATCGCCGCTGGCGCCGGTGCTCGTGCGGCCTCTGGCGTGGTCGCCGATCTCGTCGCAGAACGGGCGCCGGTCGCCGCCGCGGCTGCAGGCGCGGACGTGTTCGGATGA
- a CDS encoding sirohydrochlorin chelatase: MTSTETMLVLPSHGTGDLQGQAAIRALVDAVADRVAAPVLDCFVDVQQPDVPTTLADAPGTSPLIIVPLLLSTGYHVRVDIAEAAQSIAPRPTLVTPALGPDDRLIDVLAVRLREAGLRDDDQVVLAAAGSSDPDAVADCESVAAALGSRLGREVTVGFLASAEPRLDAAIQAARDAHPERRVAVATYLLAPGFFARLAAAADSDLITAPLLQAERPPAQELVDLVIDRYSQAAQALSQLPATGGR, encoded by the coding sequence ATGACCTCCACCGAGACGATGCTGGTCCTCCCCTCCCATGGCACAGGAGACCTGCAGGGCCAGGCGGCCATCCGCGCGCTCGTCGACGCCGTCGCCGATCGGGTGGCCGCGCCCGTGCTGGACTGCTTCGTCGACGTGCAGCAGCCGGATGTGCCCACCACGCTCGCCGACGCGCCCGGCACGTCTCCGCTGATCATCGTGCCACTGCTGCTGTCCACCGGCTACCACGTGCGGGTCGACATCGCAGAGGCAGCGCAGAGCATCGCCCCGCGTCCGACGCTGGTCACCCCGGCGCTCGGTCCGGACGACCGGCTCATCGACGTTCTCGCGGTCCGCCTTCGGGAGGCCGGGCTGCGCGACGACGACCAGGTCGTGCTGGCAGCCGCGGGGTCGAGCGATCCGGATGCGGTCGCCGACTGCGAATCCGTCGCGGCGGCGCTCGGCAGCCGCCTCGGACGAGAGGTCACAGTGGGCTTCCTTGCGTCAGCGGAACCGCGCCTCGACGCTGCGATCCAGGCGGCGCGGGATGCGCATCCCGAACGACGCGTGGCGGTCGCAACCTATCTGCTCGCACCCGGCTTCTTCGCCCGTCTCGCCGCCGCGGCAGACTCGGACCTGATCACAGCCCCGCTCCTTCAGGCCGAACGGCCGCCGGCCCAGGAACTGGTGGACCTCGTCATCGATCGCTACTCGCAGGCCGCTCAGGCGCTGTCGCAGCTCCCGGCGACCGGCGGTCGATGA
- a CDS encoding ribokinase, producing the protein MSVVVVGSANLDLVYRVERIPAAGETVLAKGFDSAPGGKGNNQVTAAARAGADASFIAAIGADAAGDRLVASLVDSGVDLHLRRTDAPSGTAVIYVDDRAENSIVVDSGANRMLKDLTADERAIIGDARVLLLQLETPPETVAAAAAVARAAGTIVVLNAAPIRTLSPALLQTIDVLVVNEHEAALLVEDLRDEDPAGLSEQALATALAESGFAVIVTLGVRGAVVSVPSAGNAFVEGLTVDAVDTTGAGDTFCGALVAELERSGASALDLGTLVRCAEFATVAAALSVQRPGAVPSIPTLAEIQAFRATL; encoded by the coding sequence GTGAGCGTCGTCGTCGTCGGGAGTGCCAACCTCGATCTCGTCTACCGGGTGGAACGCATCCCGGCGGCGGGGGAGACCGTGCTTGCGAAAGGCTTCGATTCGGCGCCGGGTGGCAAGGGCAACAACCAGGTGACCGCTGCCGCGCGTGCCGGTGCCGACGCATCCTTCATCGCGGCGATCGGCGCTGATGCCGCCGGCGACCGGCTGGTCGCGAGTCTCGTCGACAGCGGCGTCGATCTTCACCTGCGGCGAACGGATGCGCCCAGCGGCACCGCCGTCATCTACGTGGACGACCGCGCCGAGAACTCGATCGTCGTCGACTCCGGCGCCAATCGGATGCTCAAGGACCTGACGGCCGACGAACGAGCGATTATCGGCGATGCGCGGGTTCTGCTTCTTCAGCTGGAGACTCCGCCGGAGACCGTCGCCGCGGCTGCTGCGGTCGCCCGCGCTGCCGGAACGATCGTGGTGCTCAATGCCGCCCCGATCCGCACGCTCTCGCCGGCCCTTCTCCAGACGATCGACGTGCTCGTCGTGAACGAGCACGAGGCCGCGCTGCTCGTCGAAGACCTGCGCGACGAGGATCCCGCGGGGCTGAGCGAGCAAGCCCTGGCAACGGCACTCGCCGAGTCGGGGTTCGCCGTGATCGTCACGCTCGGTGTGCGCGGCGCCGTCGTGAGCGTCCCCAGTGCGGGTAACGCCTTCGTGGAGGGCTTGACCGTCGACGCCGTCGACACGACCGGAGCCGGCGATACGTTCTGCGGCGCTCTCGTCGCCGAGCTCGAGCGCTCGGGCGCATCCGCTCTCGACCTCGGGACCCTCGTGCGATGCGCCGAATTCGCCACCGTCGCCGCGGCGCTCTCTGTGCAGCGGCCTGGTGCCGTCCCGTCAATCCCGACCCTCGCAGAGATCCAGGCCTTTCGCGCGACCCTCTGA
- a CDS encoding cation:proton antiporter: MRTYGGEPIEALMIAVAGLLVVAAAAALAPRLRIAAPIILVVLGIAISLLPFVPPLHVSSELILAGILPPLLYSASVQMPAMNFRREFNAIGGLSVALVVISSIVLGFFFAWVIPGLSIWWGIALGAIVSPTDAVATSIVKRVGIRGRVVAVLEGESLLNDATALVLLRTAVAATAAAISFWGVLGSFLYAVVIAVILGFVVGHLNLWVRSKVPDATVNTVISFTVPFLASIPAELLGASGLVAAVVAGLVTGHGAARRLPPQHRLSDSQNWRAVELVFEGAIFLLMGLELFGIINEVQYRNDGLGPALVVAVGAFVLTLLVRAAYVAALLAGVGRRARRSELVKPQLDVMQQRLDSPDPPSGRPGSQRPAPGPEQLERAKTHTRRVIADIDYLLATPLGWREGGVLVWAGMRGAVTVAAAQTLPPETPDRAFLILVAFVVAAMSLLIQGGTLSVVVGWLKPAAPDEQAELEERGRLLAMLTTIERDIRAASAPVVELPTDTAADAALPTPESFAALKALTIHIIEAQRTALLDARDDGTFSAEILNHALDNLDADQISIELKGAPADQ, from the coding sequence GTGCGCACGTACGGGGGTGAGCCGATCGAAGCGCTGATGATCGCCGTCGCCGGGCTGCTCGTCGTCGCGGCCGCGGCCGCTCTCGCGCCGCGCCTCCGGATCGCGGCCCCGATCATCCTCGTCGTCCTCGGCATCGCGATCAGCCTGCTGCCGTTCGTGCCGCCCCTGCACGTGAGTTCGGAGCTGATCCTCGCGGGCATCCTTCCCCCGCTCCTGTATTCGGCCTCCGTCCAGATGCCGGCCATGAACTTCCGCCGCGAGTTCAACGCCATCGGCGGTCTGTCGGTCGCACTCGTCGTCATCTCGTCGATCGTGCTCGGTTTCTTCTTCGCGTGGGTGATCCCGGGTCTCAGCATCTGGTGGGGTATCGCGCTCGGCGCGATCGTGAGTCCCACGGATGCGGTGGCGACGTCGATCGTGAAGCGGGTCGGCATCCGGGGCCGGGTGGTCGCTGTGCTCGAGGGCGAGAGTCTCCTGAACGACGCGACCGCCCTCGTACTCCTGCGCACGGCCGTCGCGGCGACCGCGGCCGCGATCTCGTTCTGGGGCGTGCTCGGCAGCTTCCTCTACGCCGTGGTGATCGCCGTGATTCTCGGTTTCGTCGTCGGCCACCTGAACCTCTGGGTGCGTTCGAAGGTGCCGGATGCGACGGTCAACACGGTCATCTCCTTCACGGTGCCCTTCCTCGCCTCCATCCCGGCTGAACTGCTCGGGGCATCCGGTCTCGTGGCGGCCGTCGTCGCCGGGCTGGTCACCGGCCACGGCGCCGCCCGCCGCCTCCCGCCCCAGCACCGCCTCTCGGACAGCCAGAACTGGCGCGCAGTGGAACTCGTCTTCGAGGGCGCGATCTTCCTGCTGATGGGTCTCGAACTGTTCGGCATCATCAACGAGGTGCAGTACCGGAACGACGGTCTCGGGCCGGCCCTGGTCGTCGCGGTCGGCGCCTTCGTGCTGACCCTCCTCGTGCGCGCCGCGTACGTCGCCGCACTGCTCGCCGGCGTTGGTCGGCGCGCGAGGCGGAGCGAGTTGGTGAAGCCGCAACTGGATGTGATGCAGCAGCGGCTCGACAGTCCGGACCCTCCCTCGGGTCGGCCGGGCTCTCAGCGACCCGCGCCGGGACCGGAGCAACTCGAACGGGCCAAGACCCACACCCGCCGCGTGATCGCCGACATCGACTACCTGCTCGCGACACCGCTCGGCTGGCGCGAAGGCGGCGTGCTGGTGTGGGCCGGGATGCGCGGGGCGGTCACCGTGGCCGCCGCCCAGACCCTGCCTCCCGAGACACCGGACCGCGCCTTCCTCATCCTGGTCGCGTTCGTCGTCGCCGCCATGTCACTCCTGATCCAGGGCGGCACGCTCAGCGTCGTCGTCGGCTGGCTGAAGCCTGCGGCACCGGACGAGCAGGCGGAGCTGGAGGAACGTGGAAGGCTGCTCGCCATGCTCACCACCATCGAGCGCGACATCCGGGCCGCCAGCGCGCCGGTCGTCGAGCTCCCGACCGACACTGCTGCCGACGCGGCCCTTCCCACGCCAGAGAGTTTCGCCGCACTCAAAGCGCTCACCATCCACATCATCGAGGCGCAGCGAACAGCGCTCCTGGATGCGCGCGACGACGGAACATTCAGCGCCGAGATCCTGAACCATGCACTCGACAACCTCGACGCCGACCAGATCAGTATCGAGTTGAAGGGCGCGCCAGCGGACCAATGA
- a CDS encoding cell wall-binding repeat-containing protein → MHHRAVLAWVVAFGLALSVGVAVPAVAAAGPAAASPADPVIAPFSAGVTRLSGQTRYDTAIAVSQRYSPGVEAAFVATGADFPDALSAASAAAELGGPLLLTQPNQLPAAVGAELTRLQPQHIYVVGGTGVISAGVATALSHIASTERLAGADRYATADAIIRTAFAHTDHAIIATGRSFPDALAATGAAGARHAPIVLVDGSRSTVTGAVLSRLSAIGATTISIVGGPSVVSSGIQAQLSKAGMTVTRYAGKDRYATAALLNAAYFPAGSSPTSFLATGLDFADALSAGALAGRLAAPLELSARTCVDPAVGDQLSTLAATSNIVLGGESVVSSAAALNTHCVYPIVTEPLTGWATSGWALSTTADLPYSDRPPVDVNSSSVKVDSTGLVIYTRRDNGARADHPVAYAQYGISALLEYQKTGNTLWLNRAIRQGQQLIAIHTVSNGSWWFPYSFPWTYYDRTLKAPWYSGMAQGEVLSLFVRLAEATHDSVWDNAANKTVTSFTQQHSASAPWVSLAIDHHLYFEEYAGNQPPLLVLNGHIFALFGLYDYWRHTGNATVAGLIDGAATTVLERMLPAVRVVGGVSYYCVQAVYCQSPLWQNANYHPIHSWQLDTLARLTGDTRFSTWAQLLRSDWAPIAPFSLAPRSVPLAPQPQPRDQAPDLGTW, encoded by the coding sequence ATGCATCATCGCGCCGTGCTGGCCTGGGTCGTCGCGTTCGGGCTGGCGCTTTCCGTCGGCGTCGCCGTCCCCGCCGTCGCCGCGGCAGGTCCGGCTGCCGCCTCGCCCGCAGACCCGGTGATCGCACCTTTCTCGGCCGGCGTCACCCGGCTGAGCGGCCAGACCCGTTACGACACCGCGATCGCCGTTTCGCAGCGGTACTCGCCCGGAGTTGAGGCCGCGTTCGTCGCGACCGGCGCGGACTTCCCGGATGCTCTCTCGGCCGCCTCCGCGGCTGCCGAGCTCGGCGGTCCTCTCCTGCTGACCCAGCCGAACCAGTTGCCCGCAGCCGTCGGCGCCGAGCTCACCCGACTGCAGCCACAGCACATCTATGTCGTCGGAGGCACGGGTGTCATCAGCGCGGGCGTCGCCACGGCTCTGTCGCACATCGCGTCGACCGAGCGCCTGGCCGGTGCCGACCGATACGCAACGGCTGACGCGATCATCCGCACCGCGTTCGCCCACACCGACCACGCGATCATCGCGACCGGACGCTCGTTCCCCGACGCCCTCGCCGCAACCGGTGCGGCAGGCGCCCGGCACGCTCCGATCGTGCTTGTCGACGGCAGCAGATCCACCGTCACCGGCGCGGTGCTCAGCCGACTGTCGGCGATCGGGGCCACCACGATCAGTATCGTCGGCGGCCCATCCGTCGTTTCTTCCGGCATCCAGGCGCAGCTCTCGAAGGCCGGCATGACAGTCACCCGTTACGCCGGCAAGGATCGCTACGCGACTGCCGCGCTCCTCAACGCGGCCTACTTTCCTGCGGGCTCATCGCCGACGTCCTTCCTGGCCACTGGGCTCGACTTCGCAGATGCGTTGTCGGCGGGAGCGCTCGCCGGCCGGTTGGCAGCTCCGCTCGAATTGAGCGCCCGCACCTGTGTCGATCCCGCAGTGGGGGATCAGCTCAGCACTCTCGCGGCCACGAGCAACATCGTCCTGGGTGGCGAATCGGTGGTCTCCTCAGCGGCGGCACTCAACACGCACTGCGTCTACCCGATCGTCACCGAACCACTCACCGGATGGGCGACCTCGGGATGGGCCCTCTCCACCACAGCGGATCTGCCGTACTCGGACCGGCCGCCCGTCGACGTGAACAGCTCGTCCGTCAAAGTCGACTCGACCGGGCTGGTGATCTACACCCGTCGCGACAACGGAGCGCGCGCCGATCATCCGGTCGCCTATGCCCAGTACGGCATCTCAGCGCTTCTCGAATACCAGAAAACCGGAAACACGCTCTGGCTCAACCGTGCGATCCGTCAGGGCCAGCAGCTGATCGCGATTCATACCGTGAGCAACGGCTCCTGGTGGTTCCCGTACAGCTTCCCGTGGACCTACTACGACCGAACGCTCAAGGCGCCCTGGTACTCGGGGATGGCGCAGGGCGAGGTGCTCTCCCTCTTCGTGCGGCTCGCGGAGGCGACCCACGACAGCGTGTGGGACAACGCGGCAAACAAGACAGTCACGAGTTTCACGCAGCAGCACTCCGCGAGTGCGCCCTGGGTGAGCCTGGCCATCGATCACCACCTCTACTTCGAGGAATATGCCGGCAACCAGCCCCCTCTGCTGGTTCTGAACGGGCACATCTTCGCCTTGTTCGGCCTGTACGACTACTGGCGTCACACCGGCAATGCCACTGTCGCCGGCCTGATCGACGGCGCGGCGACGACGGTGCTCGAGCGGATGCTGCCCGCAGTCCGGGTGGTGGGCGGCGTCTCGTACTACTGCGTGCAGGCGGTTTACTGCCAGAGCCCGCTCTGGCAGAACGCAAACTATCACCCGATCCACTCGTGGCAGCTGGATACGCTCGCCAGACTCACCGGAGACACGCGATTCTCGACCTGGGCGCAGTTGCTCCGCTCCGACTGGGCACCGATCGCTCCGTTCTCGCTGGCGCCGCGTTCCGTACCGCTCGCACCGCAGCCGCAGCCCCGGGACCAGGCGCCCGACCTCGGCACCTGGTAG
- a CDS encoding NAD(P) transhydrogenase subunit alpha — MTSLSPNPPGDQRAALSIGVLRETAPGERRVAVDPDVVAEFGRNGHRVLLESGAAGPAGWADADYSAVGATIAPRGEVIERADVLAALRLPPPEVTSTLREGQGLVGLLDPLQNLDLMDELCERGVTVAAFELLPRTLSRAQSMDALSSQSAAAGYRAAIVAAEAFGGFFPMMITAAGTARPARVLVIGAGVAGLQALSTARRLGAVVTGYDVRPASRGEVESVGASFATSSVAAGAGSGGYARAMTPDELAAQQQELSQLITKFDVVITTAKVPGRRPPVLVPEDTLASMSRGSVCVDLASGPLGGNVHGSTDGQRFVTANGVTVIGSSDLATTIPTAASRMFAKNVQALVTALTHEGRFAPDLGDELQRSVVVCHDREIVSPAVRTAMGLGDSTTARSEEVRS, encoded by the coding sequence ATGACGTCGCTGTCACCGAACCCGCCTGGCGACCAGCGGGCTGCCCTGTCGATCGGCGTTCTTCGCGAGACCGCCCCTGGCGAGCGCCGCGTGGCCGTCGATCCCGATGTGGTTGCCGAGTTCGGGAGGAACGGTCACCGCGTGCTCCTGGAGAGCGGCGCGGCCGGGCCGGCCGGATGGGCGGATGCCGACTATTCCGCTGTCGGTGCGACGATCGCGCCGCGCGGCGAGGTGATCGAACGCGCCGACGTGCTCGCGGCGCTGCGGCTCCCGCCGCCGGAGGTCACGTCGACGCTGCGTGAAGGCCAGGGCCTCGTCGGCCTCCTCGATCCTCTGCAGAACCTCGACCTGATGGACGAGTTGTGTGAGCGCGGTGTCACCGTCGCGGCGTTCGAGCTGCTGCCCCGCACGCTCAGTCGTGCACAGTCGATGGATGCGCTGAGCTCGCAGTCGGCGGCCGCCGGCTATCGGGCGGCGATCGTGGCCGCCGAGGCCTTCGGCGGGTTCTTCCCGATGATGATCACCGCCGCCGGAACCGCTCGCCCCGCTCGCGTGCTCGTCATCGGGGCCGGTGTCGCCGGGCTCCAGGCGCTGAGCACTGCACGCCGGCTGGGCGCCGTGGTGACCGGCTACGACGTGCGGCCCGCGTCGCGCGGCGAGGTGGAGTCGGTGGGCGCATCCTTCGCCACCTCCTCGGTCGCCGCGGGAGCGGGCTCAGGCGGCTACGCGCGGGCCATGACCCCTGACGAGCTGGCCGCGCAGCAGCAGGAGCTCTCCCAGCTCATCACGAAGTTCGATGTGGTGATCACCACGGCCAAAGTTCCCGGAAGGCGACCGCCGGTGCTCGTGCCGGAGGACACGCTCGCGTCGATGTCCCGCGGCTCCGTCTGCGTCGATCTCGCGAGCGGCCCGCTGGGCGGGAACGTCCACGGCTCCACCGACGGTCAGCGGTTCGTCACAGCGAACGGGGTCACGGTGATCGGCAGCAGTGATCTCGCGACGACCATCCCCACAGCGGCGTCCCGGATGTTCGCGAAGAACGTGCAGGCGCTTGTCACCGCGCTCACCCACGAAGGCCGGTTCGCCCCCGATCTCGGTGACGAACTGCAGCGCAGCGTCGTGGTGTGTCATGACCGCGAGATCGTGAGTCCTGCTGTCCGGACGGCGATGGGACTGGGCGACAGCACCACGGCCCGATCGGAGGAGGTGCGCTCGTGA